The Atribacterota bacterium genome has a window encoding:
- a CDS encoding P-II family nitrogen regulator: MAEIKAKFDLIVTIVSKGFATDVVNASRKAGAEGGSIIHGRGTGVREDGKIFGIPIEPEKEIVLTLIDQKKTDETLKAIEEELSLDDPGKGIAFVLDVKKVVGICHLCDLEKDDKKEKK, translated from the coding sequence ATGGCAGAAATAAAAGCAAAATTTGATTTAATTGTGACCATTGTAAGCAAAGGTTTTGCTACAGATGTGGTAAATGCTTCCAGAAAGGCAGGAGCCGAAGGGGGTTCAATTATTCACGGACGTGGTACCGGTGTGCGTGAGGATGGAAAAATATTTGGTATTCCAATTGAGCCGGAGAAAGAAATAGTGTTAACTTTAATTGACCAAAAGAAAACAGATGAAACATTAAAAGCAATTGAAGAAGAATTATCCCTGGATGACCCGGGTAAAGGTATTGCCTTTGTACTGGATGTAAAAAAAGTAGTTGGAATATGTCATTTATGTGATTTAGAAAAGGATGATAAGAAAGAGAAAAAATAA